One genomic window of [Clostridium] scindens ATCC 35704 includes the following:
- a CDS encoding type II secretion system F family protein, with translation MSASTRTVGKIVRNSHGQGASTEMLEVLLEGAAEKIPVEIKVSEQQYSKEEVRGLFQRVMRRLDRLILGKNESLDRIEYDMDLVTQVPGEPVGVEWELDRYDVMNIRGELQENVLDQEGTLVKLSAVLTYSEDPKEQALYECMANIFPKALTGKEQKGQRVMQEIMKREADSKTKRVWLLPEKIQGKAASYYKKMDYRGLVLIVMAILIAILLYALKQQNIRKEGEEKKRQMMLDYPEIVNKLALFLGAGMTVKRAWRKVVEDYERHKTDGNARHAYEEMKKACYEMESGVMETESYENFGRRCNVQSYIRLGALLSQNLRKGTKGLTHLLRLESIQAFEERKARAKRLGEEAGTKLLLPMFLMLAIVLIIVIVPAFLSIQI, from the coding sequence ATGTCTGCGTCTACCAGGACAGTGGGGAAAATTGTAAGGAACAGCCATGGGCAAGGCGCGAGCACGGAGATGCTGGAGGTATTGCTGGAAGGCGCGGCAGAAAAGATACCTGTGGAGATTAAAGTATCTGAGCAGCAATATAGCAAAGAAGAGGTCCGGGGATTATTTCAGAGGGTAATGCGTAGACTGGACAGGCTGATTCTCGGGAAAAATGAGAGCCTGGACAGGATAGAATATGACATGGATCTTGTGACGCAGGTGCCGGGCGAGCCAGTAGGAGTTGAGTGGGAGCTGGATCGTTATGATGTGATGAATATCAGGGGAGAACTGCAGGAGAACGTGCTGGATCAAGAGGGGACGCTTGTAAAGCTAAGCGCTGTCCTTACCTATAGCGAAGATCCGAAGGAACAGGCACTATATGAGTGCATGGCAAATATATTTCCGAAGGCCTTGACCGGGAAAGAACAAAAGGGGCAGCGGGTCATGCAGGAAATTATGAAGCGGGAGGCAGATAGCAAGACCAAAAGGGTATGGCTGCTTCCGGAGAAGATACAAGGAAAGGCAGCCTCCTATTATAAGAAGATGGACTACCGGGGACTGGTCTTGATCGTGATGGCAATATTGATAGCCATCCTGCTGTATGCCTTAAAGCAGCAGAATATCCGGAAGGAAGGAGAAGAAAAGAAGCGGCAGATGATGCTTGACTATCCGGAAATTGTCAATAAGTTGGCTTTGTTCCTGGGGGCAGGCATGACTGTAAAAAGAGCGTGGAGAAAAGTAGTGGAGGATTATGAACGACATAAGACAGATGGAAATGCCCGACATGCATATGAAGAGATGAAAAAGGCGTGTTACGAGATGGAAAGCGGGGTTATGGAGACAGAAAGTTATGAGAATTTTGGAAGGAGATGCAACGTGCAGTCTTATATCAGATTAGGGGCGCTGCTGTCACAGAATCTTCGCAAGGGAACGAAAGGCCTCACTCATCTATTACGGCTGGAATCCATCCAGGCTTTCGAAGAACGCAAAGCCAGGGCAAAAAGGCTGGGAGAAGAAGCAGGCACGAAATTGCTGCTTCCCATGTTCCTGATGCTGGCAATCGTGCTGATCATAGTCATAGTGCCTGCGTTCCTATCTATTCAGATTTAG
- a CDS encoding Flp1 family type IVb pilin: protein MWRIWYISQVLREKRGIGVVEVILILVVLIGLVIIFKSQLTSLVQIIFQKITSESSGI, encoded by the coding sequence ATGTGGAGAATATGGTATATATCGCAAGTATTAAGAGAAAAGAGAGGAATCGGAGTCGTAGAAGTTATATTGATACTGGTCGTGCTGATTGGGCTGGTCATTATATTCAAGTCCCAGCTTACCAGCCTGGTGCAGATAATCTTCCAGAAGATAACCAGCGAAAGTTCAGGCATCTAG
- a CDS encoding type II secretion system F family protein, whose amino-acid sequence MRLRTIRNSRWQDMTKKELAMITIKSGAVTLVTAWLYYRSFWMLLPLLPVWAWHFKMMAEEVARKKDQEFLLQFKEAIQAMASALNTGYSVENALLEAQKELRLLYPEDARISREFLVMARQLRLHVPMEQILEEFAGRSGQEDVENFVAVFAAARKSGGDMISIIRNTANQIGDKIDVKREIDTVLAAKKYEFRVMAAIPYAIIGYMSLSFPEFMDSLYGNIMGIGVMSACLTMYLGAYYLGARIIRIEV is encoded by the coding sequence ATGAGATTACGAACGATCAGAAACTCAAGATGGCAGGATATGACCAAGAAGGAACTTGCGATGATCACAATTAAGTCAGGCGCAGTTACCTTAGTGACCGCCTGGCTGTACTACCGTTCATTCTGGATGTTGCTGCCACTGCTTCCCGTATGGGCCTGGCATTTTAAGATGATGGCAGAAGAGGTGGCTCGCAAAAAAGATCAGGAATTCCTACTGCAGTTCAAGGAAGCGATCCAAGCCATGGCATCAGCCCTGAATACAGGATATTCCGTAGAGAATGCCCTTCTTGAGGCGCAGAAGGAATTAAGGCTTCTGTACCCTGAGGATGCAAGGATATCACGAGAATTCCTGGTGATGGCAAGACAACTAAGGCTTCATGTACCTATGGAGCAGATCCTGGAGGAGTTTGCCGGAAGGTCCGGGCAGGAGGATGTGGAGAACTTCGTGGCAGTATTTGCAGCTGCAAGAAAAAGCGGAGGAGATATGATTTCTATTATCCGCAATACAGCGAACCAGATAGGAGACAAGATTGATGTGAAAAGAGAGATAGATACCGTGCTGGCGGCGAAGAAGTATGAGTTTCGGGTAATGGCGGCAATCCCGTATGCGATTATCGGCTATATGTCATTAAGTTTCCCGGAATTTATGGACAGCCTGTATGGGAACATAATGGGAATCGGGGTGATGTCGGCTTGCCTGACAATGTATTTGGGCGCATATTATCTTGGAGCAAGGATCATAAGGATCGAGGTATAA
- a CDS encoding CpaF family protein, whose protein sequence is MIQAEQLHARILEELDMTREIEDEELTELIYRVLQEASSEEYLSLSRKTELGKELFNAFRKLDLLQEFLEDEGITEIMINGTRSIFFERDGRIHKSDKRFLSKEKLEDVIQQIVASSNRLVNEASPIVDARLADGSRVNVVLEPVAVNGPIVTIRKFGKDAITMDQLIAWNSISKEISDFLAALVAAGYNIFISGGTGSGKTTFLNALSQYIPKDERIITIEDNAELKLQDIPNLVSLEARNPNVEGTGAVTIRDLIKSALRMRPDRIIVGEVRGAEAIDMLQALNTGHDGSLSTGHANSTADMLARLETMVLMGMNLPLPAIQRQIASGIDIIVHLGRLRDKSRKLLEVSEVLGYENGKICLQSLYKYEEEGEKAGKITGNWRKIHEITNDQKLKMAGYDQEGTCDDHN, encoded by the coding sequence ATGATACAGGCAGAACAGCTGCATGCCAGGATTCTGGAAGAACTGGATATGACCAGGGAGATAGAAGATGAGGAACTGACGGAACTGATCTACCGGGTTCTTCAGGAAGCGTCTTCAGAAGAGTATCTTTCTCTTTCGCGCAAGACGGAACTGGGCAAGGAATTATTCAATGCATTCCGCAAGCTGGACCTGCTTCAAGAGTTTCTGGAAGATGAAGGAATTACAGAGATCATGATTAACGGTACAAGAAGTATCTTCTTTGAACGGGATGGCAGAATCCATAAGTCGGACAAGCGGTTCCTGTCGAAGGAAAAACTGGAAGATGTCATTCAGCAGATCGTAGCGAGTTCTAACCGTCTGGTAAATGAAGCATCTCCTATCGTGGACGCCAGGCTGGCCGATGGCTCCCGGGTCAATGTTGTGCTAGAGCCAGTGGCAGTGAACGGGCCAATTGTTACGATAAGAAAATTTGGAAAAGATGCCATTACCATGGATCAGCTGATTGCATGGAATTCCATCAGTAAAGAAATATCTGATTTTCTGGCCGCTCTGGTGGCAGCCGGATATAACATATTCATAAGTGGAGGGACTGGTTCCGGAAAAACCACTTTCTTAAATGCATTATCGCAGTATATTCCAAAGGATGAAAGAATTATAACCATTGAAGACAACGCAGAATTAAAATTGCAGGATATCCCCAATCTGGTCAGTCTTGAGGCAAGGAATCCCAATGTGGAGGGGACTGGCGCCGTAACGATCCGCGACCTGATCAAGTCGGCCCTGAGGATGCGCCCGGACAGGATCATTGTGGGCGAGGTCCGGGGAGCGGAGGCGATCGATATGCTGCAGGCCCTAAATACCGGACACGATGGCAGTCTTAGTACCGGACATGCCAACAGTACGGCAGATATGCTTGCCAGGCTGGAGACGATGGTATTGATGGGGATGAATCTGCCTTTGCCGGCAATTCAAAGGCAGATTGCCTCGGGCATTGATATCATCGTCCATCTGGGGAGACTGCGGGATAAGAGTCGAAAATTGCTTGAAGTGTCGGAGGTTCTGGGATATGAGAACGGAAAGATATGCCTTCAGTCATTGTATAAGTATGAAGAAGAAGGAGAGAAGGCAGGGAAAATCACGGGGAATTGGAGGAAGATACATGAGATTACGAACGATCAGAAACTCAAGATGGCAGGATATGACCAAGAAGGAACTTGCGATGATCACAATTAA
- a CDS encoding DUF5702 domain-containing protein: protein MTAYLSLVFILFITLVGGLMESASIQMAKNYRRADMNRAVECMFAEYQKELLDEYHIFALDGSYETGQYEQSNLMERLGYYGAGNMEQEIKRIQFLTDQGCQSFFDQITAYMEHKYGIDSVKDMLGMTSVWGQQQDKGAEYAREEAKTQKGLEDLLASNDSELPKEDNPIDHVGRLKAQPLLELVLPKDRALSEKQADEKEMLSARARQEGYGDFSDVAKAGGTVSSLLFGEYMLENFLSFTDEGRGGALDYELEYILAGAGSDKENLEKVARKLMMLRFVPNYAYIQTDGEMKAEAEAMAATLCMLLAVPAITSAAAQAILLAWAYGETVMDLRSLLKGNRVPLVKSRETWQLQLSSLLTLGTQEDTKEGADAPEGLEYKDYLRMLLFLAPKQTSGLRALGIIEQNLRKVYGQAYFRADLCISRVEFRSVCRLRRGIHYEFPIYFGYQ, encoded by the coding sequence GTGACAGCATATTTAAGCCTGGTCTTCATCCTCTTTATAACATTGGTAGGGGGACTGATGGAAAGCGCCTCGATACAGATGGCGAAGAATTACAGACGGGCAGATATGAACCGGGCAGTCGAGTGCATGTTTGCAGAATATCAGAAAGAATTGCTGGACGAGTACCATATATTTGCACTGGACGGTAGTTATGAGACAGGGCAATATGAGCAGTCAAACTTGATGGAGCGTTTAGGGTATTATGGTGCGGGAAATATGGAACAGGAGATAAAGCGGATACAGTTCCTCACGGACCAGGGCTGTCAATCTTTCTTTGATCAGATTACCGCATATATGGAGCACAAGTATGGAATAGATTCGGTAAAGGATATGCTGGGGATGACTTCCGTCTGGGGGCAGCAGCAGGATAAAGGAGCGGAGTATGCAAGGGAGGAAGCCAAAACCCAAAAAGGCTTGGAAGATCTGCTCGCTTCGAATGACAGCGAACTGCCCAAAGAAGATAACCCCATTGACCACGTAGGTCGATTGAAGGCCCAGCCACTGCTGGAACTGGTACTGCCCAAAGACAGGGCATTATCAGAGAAGCAGGCCGATGAAAAGGAAATGCTCTCCGCTAGAGCCAGACAGGAGGGATATGGAGATTTTTCCGATGTGGCTAAGGCGGGAGGAACTGTGTCATCTCTCCTTTTCGGAGAATATATGCTGGAGAATTTCTTATCCTTTACAGATGAAGGAAGGGGAGGAGCCTTAGATTATGAATTGGAGTACATCCTGGCGGGCGCAGGCAGTGACAAAGAGAATCTGGAGAAGGTGGCAAGGAAGTTAATGATGCTTAGGTTCGTTCCTAATTATGCGTATATTCAAACGGATGGAGAGATGAAGGCAGAAGCAGAGGCGATGGCCGCAACGCTGTGCATGCTTCTTGCCGTCCCTGCCATCACGAGCGCGGCTGCCCAGGCGATTCTTCTGGCATGGGCATATGGAGAGACGGTTATGGATCTGCGGTCTTTGTTAAAGGGAAACCGCGTGCCGCTGGTAAAGTCCAGGGAAACCTGGCAGCTCCAGTTATCTTCTCTGCTTACTCTGGGTACGCAAGAGGACACAAAAGAAGGAGCCGATGCGCCGGAAGGTCTTGAATATAAAGATTATCTGAGGATGCTGCTTTTTCTGGCGCCCAAACAAACATCTGGATTACGGGCGCTTGGAATCATTGAGCAGAATCTGAGAAAAGTATATGGACAGGCATATTTTCGTGCGGATTTGTGTATCAGCAGGGTGGAGTTTCGATCAGTCTGCAGGTTAAGAAGAGGAATCCATTATGAATTTCCAATTTATTTTGGATATCAGTAG